In Chryseobacterium gotjawalense, the following are encoded in one genomic region:
- a CDS encoding RagB/SusD family nutrient uptake outer membrane protein, translated as MKKSTILSAFILVFLTTASCSRDFLNPEPESAINADNYYQNESQLLAGVLNMYDGIQGANALEGDLNANQGVQFEFYLTEMRSDNTRTKSSEGEAAQFENYTISATNGIVSDYYLSYYNIIFRANTVLEHLDVASDKTRAKYEGEAKFVRAYAYFNLVRLFGDIPFVDHVLSIDDKPTQFTRVPQAQVYDLIVSDLKTAVASLDNTHKNRASKAAAQALLAKVYLTLRTNYTEAQQLCEAVMASNYSLMPNFKDVFFTENNKEVIFSIGFVPDNILDSQGFSAEWLNSVGRSSGVNYVTNEAAAALDLAGGNRTAYSYRIDPAQPSQKQVVKYLPVADASLGIPATSVNPRTAGNDWIVLRLSDVLLMHVEAIMAGNSSTTAPAALNSFRLVRERAGLSADADGDITRQELLDERRVELAFENHRFFDLVRFGQAQTVLSAYSAANNYAFTGTDLLLPIPQREINISGGLLKQNPGY; from the coding sequence ATGAAAAAATCAACAATACTTTCAGCGTTTATATTGGTATTTCTGACCACCGCGTCATGCAGTCGTGATTTTTTAAATCCTGAACCGGAATCGGCTATTAACGCGGATAATTATTATCAGAACGAATCGCAGTTGCTGGCGGGGGTGCTCAATATGTATGACGGAATACAGGGCGCAAATGCCCTCGAAGGTGATTTAAATGCCAACCAGGGAGTTCAGTTTGAATTTTACCTGACAGAAATGCGCAGCGATAATACCAGAACGAAAAGCAGCGAAGGTGAAGCGGCGCAGTTTGAAAATTATACCATCTCCGCGACCAATGGGATCGTCTCTGATTACTATTTAAGTTATTACAATATTATTTTCAGAGCGAATACCGTCCTGGAACATTTGGATGTGGCCTCGGACAAAACCCGTGCTAAATATGAAGGGGAAGCAAAATTTGTAAGAGCTTATGCCTATTTCAACTTAGTGAGGCTGTTTGGAGATATTCCGTTTGTAGATCATGTACTGTCCATTGATGATAAACCAACCCAGTTTACAAGAGTACCCCAGGCACAGGTTTACGATTTAATAGTAAGCGACCTGAAAACAGCGGTGGCCTCATTGGATAACACCCACAAAAACAGAGCTTCAAAGGCAGCGGCACAGGCACTCCTGGCCAAAGTGTATTTAACCCTGCGCACCAACTACACGGAAGCCCAGCAGTTATGTGAGGCGGTAATGGCCAGTAATTATTCATTAATGCCGAATTTCAAAGACGTATTTTTTACCGAAAACAATAAGGAAGTAATTTTCTCAATTGGCTTTGTACCGGATAATATATTAGACAGCCAGGGGTTCTCCGCAGAATGGCTGAATTCAGTAGGAAGATCAAGCGGTGTGAATTATGTGACCAATGAGGCGGCGGCGGCTCTGGATTTGGCAGGAGGAAACCGAACGGCGTATTCATACAGAATAGATCCGGCACAGCCTTCCCAAAAACAGGTGGTCAAATATTTACCTGTGGCAGACGCAAGTCTTGGCATACCCGCCACATCAGTTAATCCACGCACTGCAGGGAATGACTGGATCGTTTTACGTTTATCAGATGTTTTACTGATGCATGTAGAAGCGATCATGGCAGGAAACAGCAGTACCACAGCTCCAGCCGCGTTGAATTCTTTCAGATTGGTACGCGAAAGAGCCGGGCTGTCTGCTGATGCCGACGGAGATATTACCCGTCAGGAACTGCTGGACGAAAGAAGGGTAGAATTAGCTTTCGAAAATCACCGCTTCTTCGATTTAGTGCGTTTTGGGCAGGCTCAAACTGTTTTATCCGCTTATTCAGCGGCCAATAACTATGCGTTTACAGGGACTGACCTGCTGCTGCCAATTCCTCAGAGAGAAATTAACATTAGCGGAGGTTTGCTGAAACAGAACCCAGGCTATTAA